A genomic stretch from Corynebacterium kutscheri includes:
- a CDS encoding HtaA domain-containing protein, with protein sequence MSQLRKVISTFATAALVSFPAGFVLQVAEPAVASAATCGSLNWGVKQSFRAYIMGRIAQGGWEMSDGAGFTGDATGPDGAFTFPRTEKAIIDSPTSGTIPFGGRIRFSGHAHYEGRGPLLDMSLWDLKVRINGQSAQLLADYDATQLDGMHANAKQLPNLVGDDVAIVEIALDNAPDLESDSVDLSGTTRLTADGDRLFMSNYGVGTEMDRTSGVVGTKSNCGSSNGSSGSNSGGGTTKPITGNFTGTNKEVIGLLSETNDTMNALTTFMGNSQIFVKKIGEFTGNGGANTATNNSTRSGASNGNTTAKSAGANPPAQNGPSAAHAAGTAPSVPAAVASASGNTAGAAAQAGQSGVCAQGDAKGVEKTSMSWGIKKSFQSYITGSIAQGSWTLNGIEHSNQQFHFPGSSGAVTVGQKSGTLVHSGSVHFTGHHGVLDLTIADPEVQFNGNQGELIANVKSSDIEGNRTDYGRVALATISFNTLDVTDTQVSGQGQVFLSAVGANAFANFYEPGLEIDPISFTATLGGQANCATGAAGATAPTSGSSAAGASGTALGSSEAEGTTTGYKNGAENFKIRTAAANSSTGGMETSSYLLLALVAFVVAGGSMGRLVMVNPS encoded by the coding sequence ATGAGTCAGCTACGAAAAGTTATATCTACCTTTGCTACCGCCGCGCTCGTTAGTTTCCCTGCCGGTTTTGTCCTACAGGTTGCTGAGCCTGCGGTGGCTAGTGCAGCTACTTGCGGCAGTTTGAATTGGGGCGTGAAACAGTCATTTCGCGCGTACATCATGGGCAGAATTGCTCAAGGTGGCTGGGAGATGAGCGACGGAGCCGGTTTTACTGGTGACGCCACCGGACCTGATGGTGCTTTTACTTTTCCTCGCACAGAAAAAGCTATTATTGATAGCCCAACTAGTGGCACAATTCCTTTCGGTGGCAGAATCCGTTTTAGTGGCCACGCGCACTATGAAGGCCGAGGCCCATTGCTTGATATGAGTTTGTGGGATCTAAAAGTGCGTATTAACGGGCAATCTGCCCAGCTGCTTGCTGACTATGATGCCACTCAGTTGGACGGTATGCATGCGAATGCGAAGCAATTGCCTAATCTTGTCGGCGATGATGTCGCAATTGTTGAAATTGCCCTAGATAATGCACCAGACTTGGAGTCTGATTCGGTAGATCTATCTGGCACCACACGCTTAACTGCCGACGGCGACCGGCTTTTTATGAGCAATTATGGTGTTGGCACCGAGATGGATCGCACGAGTGGCGTAGTAGGTACAAAGAGTAATTGCGGTTCCTCAAATGGCTCTTCTGGTTCTAATAGTGGTGGGGGAACAACTAAGCCGATTACTGGAAATTTCACCGGAACCAATAAAGAAGTTATTGGTTTGCTTTCCGAGACTAACGACACCATGAATGCCCTAACCACTTTTATGGGAAATTCGCAGATTTTCGTCAAGAAGATCGGTGAATTTACCGGTAATGGTGGTGCTAATACAGCTACGAATAATTCTACGAGAAGCGGTGCTAGCAACGGTAACACTACTGCTAAGTCGGCAGGTGCGAACCCACCGGCGCAAAATGGACCATCGGCTGCTCATGCTGCTGGCACGGCACCGTCGGTTCCGGCAGCTGTGGCGTCGGCAAGCGGAAATACGGCAGGGGCAGCTGCTCAAGCGGGACAATCGGGAGTATGCGCACAAGGGGATGCAAAAGGTGTAGAAAAGACTTCGATGTCCTGGGGGATTAAAAAGAGCTTCCAGTCTTATATCACCGGTTCGATTGCACAAGGCTCGTGGACGCTTAATGGCATTGAGCACTCAAACCAGCAGTTTCACTTCCCCGGGTCAAGTGGTGCGGTAACCGTAGGACAGAAATCGGGCACCCTTGTTCACAGCGGATCGGTGCATTTCACTGGGCACCATGGCGTGTTGGATTTAACAATCGCTGATCCTGAGGTGCAGTTTAATGGCAACCAGGGCGAGCTAATCGCTAATGTGAAGTCTTCGGATATTGAAGGCAACCGTACAGATTATGGTCGCGTAGCATTAGCCACAATTTCTTTTAATACTTTGGATGTCACTGATACTCAGGTCAGTGGGCAAGGCCAAGTGTTTTTAAGTGCAGTGGGAGCAAATGCGTTTGCTAATTTTTATGAACCTGGCCTAGAAATTGACCCAATTTCTTTCACCGCGACCCTAGGCGGACAGGCTAATTGCGCTACTGGTGCAGCAGGAGCAACAGCACCTACCTCGGGTTCATCTGCTGCCGGTGCTTCTGGAACTGCCCTAGGAAGTTCTGAGGCAGAAGGAACCACCACTGGTTATAAAAACGGTGCCGAAAACTTCAAGATCCGCACTGCTGCTGCAAACAGCAGCACTGGTGGTATGGAAACAAGCTCGTATTTGCTACTAGCACTGGTTGCTTTTGTCGTCGCCGGCGGTAGCATGGGTCGACTCGTTATGGTCAATCCAAGCTAA
- a CDS encoding heme/hemin ABC transporter substrate-binding protein, with translation MKKLSQLCAGVLCTALLSACGVQGSYDSTAQLREEIESADLSDPRAISGVTDVGAFDDVQPVSSKVNPALPVELTDADGYDVVVNDVSRILALDIYGTYSKTLTGLGLADNIVGRSVSSTENILSDRPVVTEGGHNINVEAVLSLEPTLFIVDHSIGPRDAIDQIRAAGVTTVVMEPERTIDSVAKDIITLSQVVGLVDEGQKLADRSEEEIALARETIKNIVPDDPMRMAFLYTRGTGGIFFIMGEGTGAKDLIEGVGGIDLAAENNLAYAEPANAESLARINPEIFIMMTDGLKSTGGLEGLLERPGVVQTTAGQKPRIVTIPDGQSLAFGPMTGQTLLRLAQAIYDPQS, from the coding sequence ATGAAAAAACTGTCGCAACTATGCGCCGGGGTATTGTGCACTGCGCTATTAAGCGCTTGTGGAGTACAGGGAAGCTATGATTCTACGGCGCAGTTGCGTGAGGAAATAGAGTCTGCAGACCTCTCCGACCCTAGGGCAATTTCAGGGGTGACCGATGTGGGTGCCTTTGATGATGTTCAGCCGGTGTCGTCGAAAGTTAATCCTGCCCTTCCGGTGGAGCTAACCGATGCCGACGGTTATGACGTCGTCGTTAATGATGTTTCGCGCATTCTTGCCCTAGATATTTATGGCACCTACAGTAAAACCTTGACCGGGTTGGGCTTAGCTGACAATATTGTTGGCCGCAGTGTGTCTTCGACCGAAAATATTCTTTCGGATCGTCCTGTGGTGACCGAGGGTGGGCACAATATCAATGTAGAAGCTGTGCTGAGCCTAGAACCGACGCTTTTTATCGTGGATCATTCCATTGGTCCGCGCGATGCTATTGATCAGATTCGTGCTGCTGGGGTAACAACTGTTGTTATGGAGCCCGAGCGCACAATTGATTCGGTAGCCAAAGACATCATTACCTTGTCCCAGGTTGTCGGGCTTGTCGACGAAGGTCAAAAACTCGCTGACCGTAGCGAAGAAGAAATTGCCCTAGCGCGAGAAACCATTAAAAACATTGTTCCCGACGACCCCATGCGTATGGCCTTCCTATATACACGTGGCACTGGTGGCATTTTCTTTATTATGGGTGAGGGCACTGGTGCAAAAGATCTGATTGAAGGCGTTGGCGGTATTGATCTTGCTGCTGAAAATAACCTTGCTTACGCTGAACCAGCTAATGCCGAATCTTTGGCGCGGATTAATCCAGAAATCTTCATTATGATGACTGACGGATTGAAATCGACTGGTGGACTAGAAGGACTACTGGAACGCCCAGGCGTGGTTCAGACCACCGCTGGACAAAAACCACGTATTGTTACCATCCCCGACGGACAGTCACTAGCTTTTGGTCCGATGACTGGACAAACTTTGCTCCGACTAGCTCAAGCGATTTATGACCCACAGAGTTAA
- a CDS encoding FecCD family ABC transporter permease, whose amino-acid sequence MNSSQMDNTISSTIDANSVVFQRRKQCQITLFVSLFALLLIVVLLSIALGQYYVPVQDILPILLGGSDSAGLASSVVWEIRLPRIILGLLVGAALGVAGTLMQALFANPLAEPSIIGVTSGAGVGAALVIVFEIAILGTFTVPVAAFITALMVTGIIYQLARHNGRVAVVNLILTGIAINAVCGAIISFMLYLAPTSNREQIIFWQMGSLNGSQWKHVWVVLPVVVLGVVIALRLGRKLDVLALGERAAGHTGIDVAKLRVVAIVSSTVLTAGAVSFAGLIGFVGLIVPHLLRQIVGPENRILIPASALAGAVLIGFADIAARTLIPFADLPIGIFTALVGGPTFFILLRRMMRKGLH is encoded by the coding sequence ATGAATAGCAGCCAGATGGACAACACTATAAGCAGCACAATTGATGCAAATAGCGTGGTATTTCAGCGTCGGAAACAGTGCCAAATTACGCTTTTTGTCTCTTTGTTTGCGCTGCTGCTCATTGTTGTGCTGCTCAGTATTGCCCTAGGGCAGTATTATGTGCCAGTGCAAGATATTTTGCCTATCTTGCTTGGTGGTAGTGATTCTGCGGGATTGGCCTCGTCGGTTGTATGGGAGATTCGTTTACCGCGCATTATTCTTGGCCTATTAGTTGGTGCTGCGTTAGGGGTAGCAGGTACGTTGATGCAGGCGTTATTTGCTAATCCGCTGGCGGAGCCGTCGATAATTGGTGTGACCTCTGGTGCTGGTGTGGGTGCTGCGTTGGTGATTGTCTTTGAAATTGCCATTTTGGGTACTTTTACTGTGCCAGTGGCTGCGTTTATTACCGCACTTATGGTTACTGGGATTATTTATCAGTTGGCACGCCATAATGGTCGTGTTGCGGTTGTGAATCTAATTTTGACCGGTATTGCGATTAATGCTGTGTGCGGGGCGATCATTTCATTCATGCTTTACCTTGCTCCGACGTCGAACCGTGAGCAGATTATTTTTTGGCAGATGGGCTCGCTGAATGGTTCGCAGTGGAAGCATGTGTGGGTAGTGCTGCCGGTCGTGGTGCTTGGTGTTGTTATAGCCTTGCGCCTGGGGCGAAAATTGGATGTTCTTGCCCTAGGGGAGAGGGCTGCTGGGCACACTGGTATTGATGTGGCAAAGCTACGCGTTGTTGCCATTGTTTCTTCGACGGTGTTAACCGCTGGTGCGGTGAGTTTTGCTGGTTTGATCGGTTTTGTTGGGTTGATTGTGCCGCATTTGTTGCGTCAGATTGTGGGACCTGAAAATAGGATTTTGATACCTGCTTCTGCCCTAGCGGGGGCGGTGTTGATCGGTTTTGCAGATATCGCAGCGCGCACCCTGATTCCTTTTGCAGATTTGCCGATTGGTATTTTTACTGCGTTGGTTGGTGGCCCGACATTTTTCATCCTGCTTCGCCGAATGATGCGAAAGGGTTTGCATTGA
- a CDS encoding heme ABC transporter ATP-binding protein, with protein sequence MITVENVSVEIAGKQLLREVSFVAKPGEVTGLIGPNGAGKSTMLAVLSGDLDRTDGAVRIMDADPATTSNRAMARLRAVMLQDVSVSFEFLVRDVVAMGRRPWEGTDLAQYDEELIDAALVATDTAHLAGRDVVTLSGGEKARIALARVLAQHTPVIFLDEPTAALDIKHQEQVLGLVRRIAKETNVAVLVVLHDLNAAAAYCDHIVCLANGTVTAQGRVDEVYTRETLSQVYGWPIDVRIDAEGRRSVHPARRQEIDTATAFLRAISDAGNRGK encoded by the coding sequence TTGATTACCGTCGAGAATGTTTCTGTTGAGATCGCCGGCAAGCAGTTGCTGCGTGAGGTGTCCTTTGTAGCTAAGCCTGGCGAGGTTACTGGTCTTATTGGGCCGAATGGTGCAGGTAAGTCGACGATGCTGGCGGTGTTATCGGGAGATTTGGATCGAACTGATGGCGCGGTGCGCATTATGGATGCCGATCCTGCTACGACTTCTAATCGGGCAATGGCGCGGTTGCGGGCGGTCATGCTGCAAGATGTGAGCGTTTCTTTTGAATTTTTGGTGCGCGATGTTGTGGCAATGGGGCGCCGCCCGTGGGAGGGGACAGATTTAGCTCAATATGATGAAGAGCTTATCGACGCTGCCCTAGTAGCCACCGATACTGCGCACCTTGCCGGTCGTGATGTGGTCACCTTGTCTGGTGGCGAAAAAGCCAGAATTGCCCTAGCGAGAGTGTTGGCTCAGCATACCCCGGTGATATTTCTTGACGAGCCGACGGCAGCCTTGGACATTAAACACCAGGAGCAAGTGCTTGGGTTAGTGCGTCGAATAGCGAAAGAGACTAATGTGGCTGTGTTGGTGGTGTTGCATGACCTTAATGCGGCAGCCGCCTACTGTGATCATATTGTGTGTCTTGCTAATGGTACGGTAACCGCCCAGGGTCGTGTGGATGAGGTGTACACCCGAGAGACCTTGTCCCAGGTTTATGGTTGGCCAATTGATGTGCGTATCGACGCTGAAGGCAGGCGTTCAGTGCACCCAGCACGTCGGCAAGAAATTGATACAGCTACTGCCTTCCTTAGGGCAATTTCAGATGCTGGCAATCGTGGTAAGTAG
- a CDS encoding HtaA domain-containing protein, protein MKNRIIPSFVVALSMVGATFTVPQLASAQEVVAESATCQRPGLEITGGTLKWGIKQSFRQYIKGSIAKGDWTTSGDVKNNGKDATAQDFQFQFTVDPEKSFIELDKNGKVIKSEIATKDSTLEFKGHHGSLYTNMSSPYFTTQDSAVKAGSSYLGYYVPGKAMTDYTKDDQIEANKKTGRDTFAEGSAKWDLDNGHKSLKFTGSQMMYVPKPGTQYDSTTKKQTIEGIDVIFMGIYNKNYKPEIDEVNAEFMVKDTCLDGKKDPDHRDQDSSKDGNSSANQGSITMPKIGSFWNIALAIVSAIGLVAILGKTVIDAAASMGIKLPFKF, encoded by the coding sequence ATGAAGAATCGGATCATTCCGAGTTTTGTTGTTGCACTATCAATGGTTGGCGCTACTTTCACTGTTCCGCAGCTTGCATCTGCCCAAGAAGTTGTTGCCGAAAGCGCAACTTGCCAACGTCCTGGTTTGGAAATTACTGGCGGTACCCTTAAGTGGGGCATTAAGCAATCATTCCGTCAATACATTAAAGGCTCGATTGCAAAAGGCGATTGGACTACCAGTGGCGATGTGAAAAACAACGGCAAGGATGCGACGGCACAAGATTTCCAATTCCAATTTACTGTTGATCCAGAAAAATCTTTTATCGAACTTGATAAAAACGGCAAGGTTATTAAGTCCGAAATTGCTACTAAGGATTCGACACTTGAGTTTAAGGGACATCATGGTTCCCTGTACACGAATATGTCGAGCCCCTATTTCACCACTCAGGACTCAGCAGTAAAAGCTGGTAGCAGCTACCTTGGCTATTATGTGCCGGGTAAAGCGATGACTGATTACACCAAAGATGATCAAATCGAAGCTAATAAGAAGACCGGACGAGATACTTTTGCTGAAGGCTCGGCTAAGTGGGATCTTGACAATGGCCACAAGTCTTTGAAGTTTACTGGCTCGCAAATGATGTATGTTCCTAAGCCAGGAACTCAGTATGACAGCACAACCAAGAAGCAGACGATCGAGGGTATCGATGTTATCTTCATGGGCATTTACAATAAAAACTATAAGCCAGAAATTGACGAAGTAAATGCAGAGTTTATGGTGAAGGATACTTGCCTTGATGGTAAGAAAGATCCAGATCACCGCGATCAAGATAGTTCTAAGGATGGCAATAGCTCTGCTAATCAAGGCAGCATTACTATGCCAAAGATTGGTAGTTTTTGGAATATCGCCCTCGCGATTGTAAGTGCTATTGGTCTGGTTGCAATCCTTGGTAAGACAGTTATCGATGCGGCTGCTTCCATGGGGATTAAACTGCCATTTAAGTTCTAA